Genomic window (Tripterygium wilfordii isolate XIE 37 chromosome 11, ASM1340144v1, whole genome shotgun sequence):
AAAAAAGCGAGTACAAGCTCTCATCCGATTGCAGATACAGTGTTACAGGAACCCCGGTTCATGCCCAACCACCCACCACCGGAAGAAAACCGGACCAACTGTTCAGACCCGGCTGATCCATTTCTAAACCGAACCAACTCGTTTGGCTCGTCTATGCTCTTCACTTTGATAATCAGCATCTTCCCCTCCCTATTCTCCTTCACCATCGCCACGACCTTCGTCCTTGATTCCTTCACTAGATCCCAAAATCCATCATTTTTTCTCACAAAGACCGAAAACAGACTCTCTTTACAACTCTCAAGCTTTTCCAAGGCGTCGAGAGACCAGGTCAACTCGCTCAAACTCATATCTCCAACTCTCTCTCCAATTTCAACAACTCGGACGAAAATCTCGCGTTGAGCAAGCCTAAAATCCTCACCTACCAATCTCAAAACCTCGTACACCAAACTATTATTCAAAGAAGAACCGGGTGAGTCACTGACTCGTCCCACGAACTCAATCAGAACATCTAACTCAGCCAACAAATCTGAGTTCAACAATCCCAGAACCCTCTCCTCTTTATCACCATCCGAACCAATCCTAGAAACGGCGACGTTTTGCTCAAGAAACCCCGCGTACCATCGAACCCACGACGAGAGCTCCCACATTTCAGGGTCAGAATGGTCTTTGAACGTCGACAGATTCAAGTAGTTACGGCCCCCAAAAGAAGGATAGATGGAGAGTTGATCTTTAATTATGAAGGAACCTTTGGCCAACACGTTGTGGACAGTGAGAAGACATTTTAATGCAACGGTGGCGTTTTGGGTGCCATGTAGACGGTCCATGAGGGACTCGACGCATGCGCATGCAGTGGGGCGGGATCCTTGGCCGAGGGAGAGGACGGCAGCAATGGTTTCAGGCGGAGGAGGGGAGTCGTCGTGGGTGGTGGCACTGAGGACTGCCACGTATGCGGTGGAATAATTGGAGTTTGTATTACAGAGGGTTGCTTTGATCATTGAGGCCTTGTCTTTGAGGATGCCGATTAGAGTTCTGAGTCTCTTGCGATAGACCATGATGTCTGATGATGAGTTTAATTCATGGACGAAGTGGAAGAGAAAGAAAGTAAGAGGATATGAAAATGTTAATTGGGATGTATTATATGAATTTGTCCACCATTAGTGGGGAATATATACGTAAGAGGTTGTGACTTAAGTAAACAAGAAACACGTAATGGAGGTCATTTTCAGCCTGGCCTCCATATTTTACCATTTCTAATTTCATTGTATATCTATAGGTCATCAAATTTTGGAGCAAGAAAACATGACCCTGCATTAAATGTTACGTATTTTCCTACAGTTTTATGCAAGCATAACCTAAATAATTGTTAAGGTAACATGTTCCTATCatgacatgtcatttttgaagaaaaatatgatGAGTCAAAATCATTCCGAAGAGGAATTGTAGCGAATTGGAATTGCAGCTTCCAACCCGTATTGTATTTTCGTGCTTGTTGCTTAATCCGACATTTTATGTAGCAATATGGATTTTCTGCCGAAGCGTATTTGGTTGAAGTTGGAAACTCCTGACATTTGGCGCAGGAGGCAGCAAGAGATGCTAATTGTAGTGGCAAAAAACCGTCAGATGATTCAACCAGCGATATTGGGCGACGGTCAACGCAATGTGGGTCGGTCAACACCCATCTACATCCAAAGCCCTCGGCAGCCCATGAAAAGGCACACAAGCCCATCTACATTCAACGCCCTAGGCGGCCCAACTTCGGGCGCCCAAGCTCGAGATGGTCGACCTTGTTGATCATCATTGATCATGTTCGGCCCAGTCAATCAACGACCCCCAAGTTGGTCAACCATCAAGACAATCAACCACCAAGTCGGTCAACGCAATCAGAACAAGCTTAAGGTAGTGCCCAAACTCTGACGTCCAAGCCCAAGTCGATCAATCCCCAAGTTGGTCAACCACCAAGACGGTCAACGCAACCAGAACAAGTCTAAGACGGCCTAGCCCATGGGCGTCCAACATCTTCGGGCGTCATTATCAGGCGACCAAACCAAAGAGATCCCACTCCATCAAATGTCGATGGACGACGCCCGAGTCGATCAACGCCCAAGTTGACTAAtgtccaagtcggtcaacactACGAACTGCTGGCGAGCATTGATCATGCTCGCCTCAGGTATCAATCGTCCAACTCAACTCCATTGCATATCATGCATATAAGTGCATATTATCAATCATATAACTAAACCATGATCCCCTGCTCTGACTTGGCCGCCCTAAGGCAACTGTCATCTGAGACCATTGTCGAACTTAGACTCAATAAGACAAATACAACCTCTGACACAAGCACGCCGAGTCAGTTGACATGCAACATTGAGCTGCCTGATCTTTGTACGatctcatccttgaccaaccaaAACAAGCCACGCGTCCTGACACCCGACACCACCTTCCCACGATTATCCGTATTATGTACTCCATGTCAGTCTTGGTCGTCACGCAACTCTACTATAAAAACCCCTTTCTTCCTTCGTAAAGGGGGATTTGGAGGGACTCTGGGAACTTCGGATATGGAGACTCTCTCATTCACTCACAGAGTTTCTTCAACCTTTCACCTCCGACCTTGGACCTTGAACCTTGAACCTCCAACCTCAACCTTCGATCCTCCATCGTCGACCAACATCCAGCTTATATCTTGCATCTCTACGGCCACCTCATATGGTCTCCCACGTTGCTTCTCATATTGACATTTCTTACTTTACACCTTTTATATATTTGCTTTACTTGATTTTCTCTgattactgacttgagcgtcggaggttctttggcaggtaccccaccggtgcccaagttcttcgatctcaaccttgctttgtttttcaggatcccgctgtagaaggcctccgtataaattacgttgactattcaacgattgtagattcgggcATCTACAATTTGGCGCCCACCGTGGGGCCTCTACAGCTCTTTGCCTGACAAAGCGAGAAACCACAACTTCAATCGCCTTGAAACATCATGTCTCCTCCAGAAATAGACCCCATGGTCAACGTGCTGTCTCAACTTAGGGCCATGAGAGAGGAGTTATGTGGAAACTCCATCGAGATGGCAGCTATGAGAAGATAGCGACATGAAAACTCCATTTGGATGGCGTCTGTGAAAGAGGAGCTATGTGAAAACTCCAATGTTATACTGACTTAAGCATTGGAGGGTCGACGGTTCGTCGTTGACCAACCCTCACCTTCGTTTTCGAAGCACAGAAACATAAGATGGATAACTCGAAAACAGTAAGAGGTGGAAGACATATGGCGCTCAAGCTTTGAAAAGGAACAAAAAGGATGGTGCTCGGAAAAATGCAGGTGACGAGCTAACCTTAAAACTACGACACCGGGGCAaacatcaacaacaatccaAGCTAAGTATCTTTGAATTGTTATAAATGTTTATTCTTATGGCAGGTGTCTGAACTTTCTAAGTGTTTGGGCGTTTGTTTTTATAGCTCGATGGCCAAACATACATGGTTCATCCACCCGAAACCCAAAAATTTTGCACACCCAAACTATATTTAGATTTATCTTCGAAAACGATTTCCACCGCCAGTATAACCCTTCTTCTTTACCTCTACCGCCAGCTCCCTTTGAAGACAAGAAACGCCTGGCTCCCGAAGATTAAGGAATGGACTAAAGAACAACAATGAGTTTACACGCAAAATCTTCGACAAAGACACTTCATCCAAACTGAGGGACAAATGATACTTGGTGTGCGAGCTTGTCTGACAAGTCATACTTCAACCACCAAAAAAAGTTAATACTACATACCACTTAAAAAATTTTCGAACAACTTTTTCTTGTCTATTCTTCAGAATTAACGTCCGCCGCCAACTTTCTCAAATTCTCCGTTTCTTCCTTAGCTTCTTCAGCTTTATCTCGCAAACGATTAATCCTCTTGACCTCATCATTTACCTTGAACTCATCCTTAGCCTTAGCATCATCGCTAGCCAAAATCTTCTTGCTCGCCTTGCTAGCCAAATGTCTCTTGCTCGCCTCGTCAGTCAAGAACATCTCGCTTGCCCCGCCAGTCGAGGCAATCTCGTTAGCCTCATCAATCATAAACATATCTTCGCCCCGTCAACCGAAATCACCTCGTCAGCCAAGGGCGTCTCGCTCACCTCGTCAGTCGAAATCCCCTCGCTAACCTTGTCAGCTAAGATCATCCCGCTCGCCTCGTCAGCCAGGAGCATCTCGTCCGCCTCATTTACATGTCAAACATCACCCAAGTTTGTCTTTATCCAAACCAAGTATTATTTTTATCACCCAATTCGATGTGACATTCGTCTTATACATATCTGTGTACTGCTTCGCCGCTTACCGTTCTCTATTATACATACTAGCTTGTTTCATTAACTTGCACGTTATCCCATTTTTTCGTATATTTCACCTTGCACGCCCTGTCAATGGCACTTCTCGGTTCGTCCGCCACATTTGCATGCCAATTACTTTATATCTTTATTGTCTTGAAAGTTGTTCAATTGTTTACTTACACATTTTTTACTATTAACTATTTTATATATACCTGGATTTTGTATAAAGGCGCCACCAACCTTGGCCGCCATTCCTACTATCatattaacttgcttgttagtTATCATGTAACTTATTTTTCTCTACTATACGtcctttattttattaaaagcaAGTTGCGCACTATGTCATTGACGCTTCTTTTACGTGGCTCACCACTCATatattgtttgaactttgaaaccAAATTCTATTGCTAACCTATCTCTTACATCGATCTCCAAAAAGCTCTTTGCTCGTCTCACTAGCCAACCATCTTTGGTCGGCCTTGTTAGCCACGTCCAAACCCAAAAGCGTTGTAATACTATTGGGATCCAAATTAACAAGGGTATTCTTGTCATTAATCTCTTAGTCTATATTATTATCCGCCACTTTAGTTTATACTAACACCAAGTTTGAGCTAAGAACTTGTGACCAGATACTTCACTCAAACTGGGGAACAAATGACATATGATGCACAAACACAAAGGAGGTACAATGGAGAACCAATCCCAAATCCATGGCACTCGAACAACATCAAATTGAGAGGCAAGAGGCATACGATGCTTGAGCAAGAAAGAACAAAGTACTTGTGGCGCTCGAACATCAAATTGAAGGACATGGCGTTCAAAGTATAATATGACAATAGAAGCGAACGAGTAAGCTAACTCTTCAAATTGCAACCTAGTTGTATTGATCTAAGTCAACGTTGTCTTTCGTCTCTCACTACCCAAACCAATGACTGTCTTTATCACCCAATATCTAGAACAATATTGTCTTTACACAATGCAAACATGAGTTTTGAACAGCAATATTCTCTCACTCTTCCCAACATTAACTTGATTATTTTATAGCTTATCTTTTCCTCAATCATACATGTTCTTCATTTTATTATAACAATTTGATCTCCGAAATGCCTTTGCTTACCGAGTCTATTATTTCATCACTAATCTCAACTCTAATTTGTCACATACCAAACTTAGGAAATTAGAAGCAACCTTTCATTAATAAAGATAAGTACAAACCTAGTAATACTCTTCTAGACATCAAACTACTGTTCTAACTATTACTCTACTAAGCATAGAACCTACTTAACTAAGATTGTATGCCCCAACATCGTCGCCCCCAACATTGTTTGCCTTGCTACCTTCACTATCGGTATTTGCGCTGTCGtcttcacctccaccttctcccCCAATATCCTCGTTTCCGTCAACGTCTTCTCTTCCATCTTGGAAATTTACACccgttctttattttttctaatttttcacaATATTACATTTTATCTCTTGCCACGTTTTTATCACTGCATCTTGTAGTGACAGACAACATTATACGCCATAAACTTTATCTCTCAattgtctatatatacatatcttcTACTTTTTCCCACACTAACTTGTTTATTTCGTAGTTTACCTCTCTACTATTACGCATCCTTTGACTTATCATGACAGCACATCATTGGCGCTTCTTATGAATGTCGCCCGCCCATCGATTAAACCTTAGAGGCCCAATTCTTATTAACTTGTTTCATCACTTATACACATGCAGACATGCTTCTCGACACACgaatctgtttttcttttttcatatatGGACCCCACTTTTTCGTTTCTGATCACATTCTATTTTGTTTACAACTCACTATGTTCTTGAAATACTTTAACATTGTATTCACGACAATTGCATCTCgaattcatattattttttttacactaATTATAATTCCATATTATTTTAACTTGAATCATACTCTCACAATTTCCTATGCCGCACGTCATTGGTGTTTCATAGGTTGTTCGCCACTTTAAACATTGACTTATCTTTTATACCTTGCCTTATTACACTTTATCTTTATCTCATGCTCACCAAGTGGCTCACCACTTTCTATTATGCCTAATCTTGTGTAACATTGACTCAAGTAGTCCGCAACTTTAAAATGGCGCTCACCATTTTAAGTCGGtacctctcaaattgctcatcaTTTAAAGACAGATGATGCTCCTCGAAACATACAACTGAAACAAATCCAAGTATGTCAACCTTGGCCGCCCAAGCAAAatcccaagtcggtcaacacgaccacttgagcaaCATTCCAAGTCAGTCAACACGATTACTTGAGCAACATCCGAGTCGATCAGTACAATTACTTGAGtaatccaagtcggtcaacgtgaccgcttgagcaatccaagttgattaatacaatcacttgagcaaacccaagtcggtcaaacacgaccacttgagtaatccaagtcggtcaacgtgaccgcttgagcaatccaagttgattaatacaatcacttgagcaaacccaagtcggtcaaacacgaccacttaagcgatccaagtcggtcaacgtgaccacttgagcaatccaagttgattaatacaatcacttgagcaacccaagtcggtcaaacacgaccacttgagcgatccaagtcggtcaacgtgaccacttgagcaatccaagttgattaatacaatcacttgagcaacccGAGTCGGTCAACACGACCACTTGAgcgatccaagtcggtcaacgtgaccacttgagtaatccaagttgattaatacaatcacttgagcaaacccaagtcggtcaaacacgaccacttgagcgatccaagtcggtcaacgtgaccacttgagcaatccaagttgattaatacaatcacttgagcaacccaagtcggtcaaacacgaccacttgagcgatccaagtcggtcaacgtgaccaCTTGAACAATCCAAGTTCATTgatacaatcacttgagcaatccaagtcgaTCAACATGATCACTTGAGCAAAGAAAGTCGGCCAATATGACCACTTGAGCAACATTCCATGTTAGCAAGACCACTCGAACAAACCTCGTAATAGTAACAGCGAACTACTCTCGCAGTCAGACTTTGTCTAACtccgagagtgggggacaaactgTAGTGGCAAAAAACCGTCAGATGATTCAACCAGCGATATTGGGCGACGGTCAACGCAATGTGGGTCGGTCAACACCCATCTACATCCAAAGCCCTCGGCAGCCCATGAAAAGGCACACAAGCCCATCTACATTCAACGCCCTAGGCGGCCCAACTTCGGGCGCCCAAGCTCGAGATGGTCGACCTTGTTGATCATCATTGATCATGTTCGGCCCAGTCAATCAACGACCCCCAAGTTGGTCAACCATCAAGACAATCAACCACCAAGTCGGTCAACGCAATCAGAACAAGCTTAAGGTAGTGCCCAAACTCTGACGTCCAAGCCCAAGTCGATCAATCCCCAAGTTGGTCAACCACCAAGACGGTCAACGCAACCAGAACAAGTCTAAGACGGCCTAGCCCATGGGCGTCCAACATCTTCGGGCGTCATTATCAGGCGACCAAACCAAAGAGATCCCACTCCATCAAATGTCGATGGACGACGCCCGAGTCGATCAACGCCCAAGTTGACTAAtgtccaagtcggtcaacactACGAACTGCTGGCGAGCATTGATCATGCTCGCCTCAGGTATCAATCGTCCAACTCAACTCCATTGCATATCATGCATATAAGTGCATATTATCAATCATATAACTAAACCATGATCCCCTGCTCTGACTTGGCCGCCCTAAGGCAACTGTCATCTGAGACCATTGTCGAACTTAGACTCAATAAGACAAATACAACCTCTGACACAAGCACGCCGAGTCAGTTGACATGCAACATTGAGCTGCCTGATCTTTGTACGatctcatccttgaccaaccaaAACAAGCCACGCGTCCTGACACCCGACACCACCTTCCCACGATTATCCGTATTATGTACTCCATGTCAGTCTTGGTCGTCACGCAACTCTACTATAAAAACCCCTTTCTTCCTTCGTAAAGGGGGATTTGGAGGGACTCTGGGAACTTCGGATATGGAGACTCTCTCATTCACTCACAGAGTTTCTTCAACCTTTCACCTCCGACCTTGGACCTTGAACCTTGAACCTCCAACCTCAACCTTCGATCCTCCATCGTCGACCAACATCCAGCTTATATCTTGCATCTCTACGGCCACCTCATATGGTCTCCCACGTTGCTTCTCATATTGACATTTCTTACTTTACACcttttatatatttgttttactTGATTTTCTCCgattactgacttgagcgtcggaggttctttggcaggtaccccaccggtgcccaagttcttcgatctcaaccttgctttgtttttcaGGATCCCACTGTAGAAGGCCTCCgtataaattacgttgactattcaacgattgtagattcgggcATCTACACTAATAACGGgtagaaaaattttcaaaagaattTGTCGTGGCATCAAAATTGGTAAATGGTAGACCAAGCTATAATCATGACCGAAGAGCCCACACTGTAGTAGGCTTCGAGTAAAACAGTTGGATCATTGTTAAGTGTTGAAGTCCGATTTTAATATCAGCGGGGCCATGCAAGATAAAGTTTCAACTGAATGATTGCAATAAGCTCTAAATTTTTAAAGGCCCAAGCCCATTTTCACTTTGAGAGACCGTTTGAGCCTTTGAGGGCAAGATGGATAAAAGCTCAATGATTAAGTTAGATGCCGATATTAGGCCCATTCTTTCGCACAAGttttgtaggtttttttttttttttttgaaaggcccacaggccacgcACACTAAGCCATGCCCAAAGGGCATGAAGACCACCATAACGAATGGAAAACTAtacaaatcccaaaccccctggtgagaatgaaaccctggacctcaaggtcttgggcagacaacctgatcAATCAGACTACCTCTCATTCTCACTAGTTTTGTAGGTTTGGAATTTGCTCCTCATCTCAATAAGCAATGGAACCCACACCCATTTTATGGGAGGTAACATGCCCAAAAACAATGTAGAAAAGGCGAACAAAGCAATTCCTAAACATTTTTTGAGAACCTTTTTTGTCTTCATTGTTCTTCTATAACGAAtgaacaaatgataaatttgtggAAAAAGATTGGCTGTAATTATTCCATCAATTCCACCAAATCTACACCATTAAATGGTGGGGTGTGGTTTTGTCAAATCCAATGTAATCATACATTGAATGGTGAtgatttggtggaattggcTGGACTAATTCCAGCCCCCTATCCCTAAATTTGTATAGTATTATTTTTAGTtacgaaaaaaaataatttggaaAAGAAACAACAATCGTACCAAAATCTCTCTCAATAATTGTTAATTGATGTtcttatatattaaaaaaaaacatcactAAAAAGTAACACCCATTAGTGCCACCTGGCTTATTTTAGATTATTAGGTATTTAAGACAGAAAGGCAAGTTTCAAACGTATATATAAACTAAgaccaatcaaatcaaaaagAGAAATATAGAAAAACAGataaggcaaaaaaaaatttatgtacaGAAAATCGTATATGCTCAACAGCCCAATCCACGCTACCTAACTTCGACCTCATTAAACTTCAAACATCAGGCCGTAACCTATCAGACGACCGTTCACCAATGTCGCTCTCATCAATTGGCAATCTAAGAGATTTGCCAAAACTCTTTAGCGCTGTTGCATTTGATCCATTACCACCACCAACTCTTGGAGACCGAACCGAACCGGCTCTAGTTAAAAATGGTGGTGTGGCAGTGAACACCCACCGATCGGGCCGCCCCTCCTGGCCAAACCGCTCGTATTGAAAATAATTCCTTCCACTTGCACTGCGTCCGGTACTTGCACTCCTAAATCCCTTTTTCATGCTTTGTGCCCTAGGAAAAACCACACAACTTTTAGACCGATTCAATGTCGAATTCATAAGCTGACTCCGCACCTCCGCTGGTAATCTTAGCGTGAACCGCTCGTGACTAGCACCCGCTTGAACCAGTGAATGACCGGTCGAATGTGAACGTGGAAATAGACTACTCAACCGCCACCCAGTTGACTTTGACCTCGCCGGGCGATTGCTGATCGTCGGATTAATTACATTCAACTCCGGAGATTGCATACTCAACCCTCTATTACTATTGCCCTCTGCCACGTGGATTGACACCTCGGTTTGCGCCCGATTGTTATCAGATTGATGTTCCGGAATGTTATCCGGTTCGAACATATGAACCGTACTGTAATCTACCTCACCCGGTTTAGGCACCAAGTTGGCTCGGCAAACCGGGCAGGTGACGTGGGATCTCAACCAGGCATCGATGCAAGCGGGATGGAAGACGTGGCTACATTTAGGAATCAAACGCAGCGTTTCATCGTCCTCAAACTCGTTTATACACACAGCACATTCAAGTGAGCCTTTACCGATTTTGAGTCCCTTCACGGAGGAGTAAACAAAAGTAGGGAAAGTCTCGATGACTTCCGGATCAAGCCCACGCACCGCACGTGATCGCCTCCCGTTTCCGCCTAGAGATGTTGGGTCGAGATTGGGCCTGCCATAATAACGGGCCGCGCCACACTGGCGGATGTAGATGGATATGAAACCCAACAAGAAGAAGATACCGACGATGACCACCATGACGATCGCCATCGACGGGTTGAATCTCGGCCCAATCGTGAACTCACTAGGCGGCGTTGTTGTCTGATTCGGTGTTGACCGGGTTCCGGGAAATCCGGGCTGTGCAGTACTGTAGGGTAAGACATAATAGAGAACAAGAAGTAGCTGAACATAGAAGATAGAAACCGAACGGCTGTGATTAATGTTTTGGATCGACATCAGTCTTCAGGTGTTGGGTGTTGCTCAttagtgatgatgatgatgggaatTTAATGATTCTCGTTGTTGctcaaaagcaaagcaaagcatgAAATAGGAATAGTGTTTTTGTACAAAGCATTATCATAATATATAAGGAAGGAAGGGAAGAAATTGTGA
Coding sequences:
- the LOC120009628 gene encoding putative clathrin assembly protein At4g40080; the encoded protein is MVYRKRLRTLIGILKDKASMIKATLCNTNSNYSTAYVAVLSATTHDDSPPPPETIAAVLSLGQGSRPTACACVESLMDRLHGTQNATVALKCLLTVHNVLAKGSFIIKDQLSIYPSFGGRNYLNLSTFKDHSDPEMWELSSWVRWYAGFLEQNVAVSRIGSDGDKEERVLGLLNSDLLAELDVLIEFVGRVSDSPGSSLNNSLVYEVLRLVGEDFRLAQREIFVRVVEIGERVGDMSLSELTWSLDALEKLESCKESLFSVFVRKNDGFWDLVKESRTKVVAMVKENREGKMLIIKVKSIDEPNELVRFRNGSAGSEQLVRFSSGGGWLGMNRGSCNTVSAIG
- the LOC120008642 gene encoding RING-H2 finger protein ATL11-like yields the protein MSIQNINHSRSVSIFYVQLLLVLYYVLPYSTAQPGFPGTRSTPNQTTTPPSEFTIGPRFNPSMAIVMVVIVGIFFLLGFISIYIRQCGAARYYGRPNLDPTSLGGNGRRSRAVRGLDPEVIETFPTFVYSSVKGLKIGKGSLECAVCINEFEDDETLRLIPKCSHVFHPACIDAWLRSHVTCPVCRANLVPKPGEVDYSTVHMFEPDNIPEHQSDNNRAQTEVSIHVAEGNSNRGLSMQSPELNVINPTISNRPARSKSTGWRLSSLFPRSHSTGHSLVQAGASHERFTLRLPAEVRSQLMNSTLNRSKSCVVFPRAQSMKKGFRSASTGRSASGRNYFQYERFGQEGRPDRWVFTATPPFLTRAGSVRSPRVGGGNGSNATALKSFGKSLRLPIDESDIGERSSDRLRPDV